Part of the Nerophis lumbriciformis linkage group LG24, RoL_Nlum_v2.1, whole genome shotgun sequence genome, CATGTCACCTCCTGTTCATGTTACCTCATGTCACCTCATGTTCATGTTACCTCATGTCACCTCCTGTTCATGTCACCTCATGTTCATGTTACCTCATGTCACCTCCTGTTCTTGTCACCTCATGTTTATGTTACCTCATGTCACCTCATGTTCGTGTTACCTCATGTCACCTCCTGTTCATGTCACCTCATGTTCATGTTACCTCATGTCACCTCCTGTTCTTGTCACCTCATGTTCATGTTACCTCACGTCACCTCCTGTTCACGTCACCTCCTGTTCACGTCACCTCCTGTTCATGTCACCTTATGTTCATGTCACCTCCTGTTCATGTCACCTCATGTTCATGTTACCTCATGTCACCTCCTGTTCATGTCACCTCCTGTTCATGTTACCTCATGTCACCTCATGTTCACGTCACCTCCTGTTCATGTCACCTTATGTTCATGTCACCTCCTGTTCATGTCACCTCCTGTTCATGTTACCTCATGTCACCTCATGTCCATGTAATCCCACGTTCACTTTATGTCTCATGTCACCTCCTGTTAGGTGACATGAGACATGAGATTGTGCTAACAGGGCGTGTTGTTGTGTTGCAGTCAGACCTTGGCGAGTGGCTGAGTGCCATCGGCCTCCCTCAGTACCTGAAAAGACTTTGCGAAAACGGCTACGACAGCATCAGCATCGTCAAAGACCTGACGTGGGAAGACCTACAGGAGATCGGCATCACCAAGCTGGGTGAGGACTCGTCCCTCTCAGTGTGTCTCCTGGCTGTCCCAGCTCTGATTGTGTCCGTTGTCCGGCAGGTCACCAGAAGAAGCTGATGCTGGCGGTGAAGAAGTTGTGTGACATCCACAGGGCAGCCGCCCAAGGCACGTTGCGACGTAAAGCACCCGGAACGCTACAGCTGCTCGCCATCGAGCCACCGGACGGCGGCGGGGAATGCTCGTCCCCGCGCACCCCCAGGATGTTGACCTTCCAGGACAGCGAGCTGAGTGCCGAGCTGCAGTCGGCCATGTCGAGCCGCTACGCCGACTGCGAAGACGGCCCGGTGTTCAAGAACAACGTGGGCTTGTCCGAGAGCCAGGACAGCATGGACACCAGATCCAGAGGCTCTGGACGCTCCCAGGAAGCACCCACCGCCTCCGTCACCCCCCACAGCTGGTCCCAGGAGAGCCTGGACGGCAGCCCCGCCAGGGACAGGAACCTCCCCGAGGGCTGGGACCAGAGGTCCCTCCACAAGCAGGTTCCTCTGGGAACGGCCACCGTGTTCAAGTACCCCGCCGTCCCCGCCAAATCCAAACTGTCCCGCTCCCACGGCTCGTCCCCTGGCGGATCGCCAGCATTGAAGGGTTTCAGCTATCTGCACTCGCACTGTGGATCCACAGACCTCCGCACGTCGACCCAACCCGAGGACCACGGTCAGGCTCTGCTGCCTCCCAAGAAACGGACCCACATGAACCGTCTCGCCCTTTCTGATGGAGAACCTGATGAGGACGACGACGAGCCGGCTCCTCCATCGAGGAACGTTCCTTCCTACGCAACCTTGACCCGCAAGCCTGGACGCAGTCAGACCACCCGAATACGGTCCGGTCCAGAGAAGAGCGCCAACGTGGGCCGCAGTCAGTCCTTTGCCGTCAGAGCCCGGAAAAAAggtcctcctcctccacctccaAAGAGACTAAGCTCCGTGAGCAGCATCACCAGCGGCGAGCTGAGTGACAGCAGCACGACGTCGTCCGGTGGCGTCGTTACCGACAGTCCCGGAAGCGTGAGGAGCATCGCCGCCGGTCTGGAAGGAAATCCTCAGGCCAAGAACTCTCCGGATTCCAAACACCAGCCCGTTCTGCAGGAGACGCTTCCCCCCGAGGACACGGAGAACCCGGAGTTGAGGCGCAGGCCGCAAAGCGAGCGCCTTCACGCACACGCCTGTCGCCGCGTTGACACAGACCGAGACCTAGAGCTCGGGTCGGACGCGGACCGCGAAGAATCCAAAGGTTGGTCGTCTCCTCACAATAGTTCCAGTGAGTGCATTCCCTTCGCCGAGGAAGGCAATCTGACCATCAAGCAGAGGCCCAAAGCTCCGGGACCCCCCAGAGCCGACGTCGTCCTAGAACCTCTGGACCAACCCTGCGCCAAGGACTCGGACGTCCCCGAGTTCAACCTCAAGGAGTCGGACACGGTCAAGCGTCGACACAAACCCAAAGACAAGGACGGAGACGCGCCGGCCGAGGTCCAGACTTTGTCCCAGAACCGAGGGGAGGACGTCTGCGTGAGGGCGGGTGAGGACGGTCCCCACAAAGCATTCCCCGTCAAACCTCAGCTGTCCCCAAAACCGCCGCTCGTCGCCCCAAAACCTGCACGCCAAAGTCTGCTGGCAGCACACAACAATTCATGTGAGATATGATCATGGTTATTTCCACTAATCAACTTCCTGgaagtataataataattatcataaTCATCCTCCTGAAGATGACAGTTGTAATAACACATCTGATAATAATACAGATATTTAATAGTAGTAAAAATTACTATAATGATAACCATAATCCAATTGTTATGATCTTGAGGATAATAaccacaatagtaataataatgataaaaaaacattatgataataaaaatgaatatgataataacataatgatgatgataataatcaaATCATTATGATCTTGAAGATAAtaaccacaataataataatgatcatgATAAAAAACATGatactaataatgaatataataataacCATAATGATGATGAAAATAATCAAATCATTATGATCTTGACGATAATAaccacaataacaataataattatgattaaaaatatgataataataatgaaataataataatcataatggtAATGATAATAATCAAAGCATTATGATCTTGACGATAATAaccacaataacaataataattatgttaaaaaataattatgataatagtaattaatataataataaccataatgatgatgataataatcaaATCATTATGATCTTGACGATAATAaccacaataacaataataataatgataaaaaatcaTTATGATAATAttaatgaatataataataactataatgatgatgataatcatCAAATCATTATGATCTCAAAGTAATAatcacaataacaataataataattataaaaattgTTATGATAATAagaattaatataataataaccatactgatgatgataataatcaaATCATTATGATCTTGACGATTATAAccaaaataataatgatgataaaaatcattatgataataataatgaatataataTTAATGAAAATGAAAGACTATCAAGTTCCAGGTAGTACTCAGTACTTCAGTTCTGACCAGACTTTGATCCTGTCCTGAACTTCTTTCTACAGTAGCTGGACCAAAGTCTCCAAGTGTGAACGTCAGCGTGGTCCAAAGTCTGGCCTTCGCTTCGCCGCCCAACACGCCCCCGGCGGTGAGGCCTCTGAGCCCCGCCCAGTCCGCCGCCAAGGGTCAGGCCCTGGGGGTTCAGACTGTGAGCCAGCAGAGACTAGATGAGACCAGTACTTCTCTGGAAGCCGCCCTGAAGGCCGTGGAGAGAAAGTTGATCCTGGACGAGAACGACGGGTGAGAGACACTTGTCAGAGACaggaagtcttttttttttgtctctacCAACACTTTGCTGTCTTCCATGTTTGCAGAGGAAACACGGTGAGGTCGGCAGGAACCATCCTGGACGACATCGGGAACATGTTTGACGACCTGGCCGACCAGCTGGACGCCATGTTGGACTGATGGCGGGCCCGTCACAATAAAAGCtcaggaagtaaaaaaaaaagatgtgacaGCAACACGTGTACCatcttctgatatatatatataatatatatatatatatatatatatatatatatatatatatatatatatatatatatatgtatatatatatatatatatatatatgtatatatatatgtatatatatatatatatatatatatgtatatatatatgtatatatatgtatatatgtatatgtatatatgtatatatatgtatatatatatatgtatatatatgtatatatatatacatatatatgtatgtatgtatatatatatatataaatatatatatatatatacacacacatatatatatatatatatatatatatatatatatatgtgtgtatatatgtatatactgtatatatggttatatgaatatatatatatatacatataatacatattacTGCATATATTATAGATataatatacacagtatatattatatgtaaaatatatttgtatacatacagTGCCTCGCAAAAGTGTTCAtacatctgtgtatatatatacatacatatatatacatatagtttttttttaatgttctaatatttttttaacacataaagtcaaaaatatgttttacatagGCATATTTATACTACAGCTTCGCCAATTTACTGACGGGAAATTTCTCCCGTTACGAGTTCAGACTGTTTGTATGAATTATAGAGAGACGGTAATAActtgtcacttcctgtttcaaAAAGTTATGGATTATAGTCAAAGTGTGAACGTTGAAAGAAGAAAAACACTGGAAGGAGCAACGACAAAATGTTGCATTTTCTACGATTGTCAGatcttgcaacattttcttttcaTTTCTCGCCCcacaacatattttacatatatatatatacacatatatatatatatatatatatatatatatatatatatatatatatatatatatatatatatatatatgtgtgtgtatatatgtatgtgtgtatatatttctatatatacatacagtatatgtacacataaatgtacatatatacacatatatatgtacatataaatgtacatatgtatgtatatatgtacatatatatatatatacaatgtatataaaatacatatatttataccgtTCTGAAGTTAGTGTACTTATATAGATATTAAATATGTGTCATGTAAGTAAATAAGCATCCAAATAAATTTGATATCAAAATCACGGCACtaacttcagttgtttttttattattatttattacaactgTGTGTGTTGTCTCAGAGTGATCTGTGATCATGTTTACACAAATGGTTTTACACCTAATCTGCGATCGCAATGGTTCAAGTCTGTCGGTAATCGCCAATACGCTGTTATATGGCTGCGCGTATAAACACACACGTAGACacacttacacatatacacactttaCACTTTTTTTGCCACATAGCAGAGCGTTGAGTGTGATGTCACAACAATCATGTGTACCAAAATAACACTTCAGTTTGCATTGATTAGAGCAAGCTataacagactgaacaacaacacatcacttcAACTACCGTACTTCAACTTTAACACTCCCCAATCAGAAATgtcaaacagctaaaatgcgccaaacatggagatgtgtggagagagtgttttgcatatcatgcactgtgaTGGATTTATAATATGTGtaattttaatttatatatagtgCTTGAACatattttataatgtccacaatatTCAATGAGCAGGAGGCATGTCATGTGTTGACCTAAGTTGTTGGTTATACTTCATGTATACCATGAGTAGGATTGGGTAATATAAATTGATGCTGGGCTCAAGTCTCCTTTAAATGAAACTCTTGGTTGTTGACTATCAATTCAGTCTTCGcccactagagcagtgtttttcaaccttttttgagccaaggcacatttgtttcattaaaaaaatccgaaggcacaccaccagcagaaatcattcaaaaaatttaactcgatattgacaataaaaagtcgtcgtcgcaattgttgaatatgaatttaaaccataaccaaccatgcttcactatacttgtctcaaagtactgtcatgacctgtcacatcacgtcgtgacttattttgatttttttgtttttttcctgtgtgtagtgtcttgcgctcctattttggtggcttttcctgttttgttggtattttcctgttgcagtttcatgtcttcctttgagcgctattccccgcacctgctttgttttagcaatcaagactatttcagttgttgctatccttctttgtgtggacattgttgtcatgtcaggtacggatgtactttgtggacgccatctctgctccacacactgtaagtctttgctgttgtcgagcattctgtttttctttactttgtagccagttcagttgtagtttcgttctgcatagccatccttaagcttcaatgcctgtttttaggggcattcaccttttgtttatttttggtttaagcattagacacatttttacctgcacattgcctacCGCtgtcatattgtgatcatgacaaaccatgttcccgacgtctacaaagcaattagctacctgctgccacctactgatatgtaagagtattacacggttactctgccgagctctagacagtacagacactcaacaacggcacattatttgcggattataattactggtttgcaaaaaatatctttaacccaaatagctgaaattagatcatctcacaCGGcagaccagactgtatctcacagcacactagtgtgccgcggcacagtggttgaaaaccacTGCACTAGAGAGCGGCAAGATCGCTCCGATTCAATTCACAGGGTGGACAAAGTGCCAATATTCTTCTTCAGCTTGAGatgtctcgcgggccgcactgaAGACtccggcgggccgtagtttgtacacccctgatatacagtgtatatttataatgcatactgtatatactatacatataatatatacagtatatattaacaaatttatatatacatatacagtatatatatatatatatatgtttgttggCCTTTTTTTCTTGCGTTTAATGGCTTAGTTCCAgtttagcgctcttattttagtgTCTCTTCCTGTTTTGGTTTGTGTGTTCCTGAAGCAGCTTCACTCacagacattgattgattgattgattattagtatattgcacagttcagtacatattccgtacaattgattactaaatggtaacactcgaataagtttttcaacttgtttaagtcggggtccacgtaaatcaattcatggtaatcttataagtagacgtagTATCGAgcactactgcctactggcgctgacgagacgtggggccgccatcttggagtggtgatccgctccactcagtgcaattcatttggcaggagcaatgaactgtcagcgcatttaattcatcttacctcactgaataccactgattttcacacgttttttgtcatacgtgtagctgtgataaaggacacatgttttggcgtgttttactattcatagtttgcttaacagtaatagaatattcttatatgctataagtgaccagatgtccgagatcaaaactgggaatataatcccagagaagggggaaaaaaaacggtcatctatttttaagttcaagaaacaatatgattaggttatatatacatgcgtatatcctacataaacaatgtatgaatacattagatctATATATCtgtagggacctatagactgtatctgttgttgcagcagcagagagtttattctgtcttgatactttgtattgatattttgtattacattcttcccttaaatgatcatgtttacagtgattgttttacatgtattttttatgtatgtcgctttgaatAAAAGCGTccgccaaatacttaaacataaacatatataaacacctgaaagtctttatatcagctaaaaccaccaatctgtttcagtggattcagaataaaaccaaattctgttttacccagcaatgttagtatttgacaCGAAATTGGGTTGGAAAgcaagactaaatttagacttgtataatactgtatagccaatgtccatctgattgtctagttagctaacacacacacacacacacacaatctggactgtggtcctaactttaacccctgttggcttttgcaatctttatcttcatcatttatttcaactttatgttattcaagtatgacatttttaaatttaattaatttcattgacaagcaattctattatggtcatactcttgtttgctagcggctacgatttcagtgatattgaagatctttgctccttgattgattgattgattgaaacttttattggtagattgcacagtacagtccatattccgtacaattgaccactaaatggtaacacccgaataagtttttcaacttgtttaagtcgggtccacgttaatcaattcatggtagaatgaatgtggtaatattcttttcacaaaatacaaccaatagtacgttaatgttaaatcttacttgtgacaagtaatcccccgattcctattttcaacagtctgctcatttgagcaggaaaacgctgaacaccagcccggcatctttgttttctacctgtcaactgtcagtttaggctgctcgccggctcctcatagccacttcaatatggcggccaaatttctcgcgtcacagcagccaatgctgcgtctacttatttagacttagacttagacttcctttttattgtcattcaaatttgaactttacagcagtggtccccaaccaccgggcactggcccggtaccggttcatggaccgattggtaccgggccgcacaaaaaatatatatttttatttttaatttaaaaaaaaaaaaatttaattaaatcagcataaaaaacacaatatatacattatatatcaatatagatcaatacagtctgcagggatagagtccgtaagcacacatgattgtatttctttatgacaaaaaaaaataccataacgggggtgtatattgtagcatcccggaagagttagtgctgcaaggggttttgggtatttgttctgttgtgttacggtgcggatgttctcccgaaatgtgttcgtcattcttgtttggtgtgggttcacagtgtggcgtatatttgtaacagtgttaaagttgtttatacggccaccctcagtgtgacctgtatggctgttgactaagtatacttgcattcacttgtgtgtgaaaagccgtagatattatgtgattgggccggcacgcaaaggcagtgcctttaaggtttattggtgctctgtacttctccctacgtccgtgtacacagcggcgttttaaaaagccttaaattgtactttttgaaaccgataccgataattttgaaacagataccgataatttccgatattacattttaaagcatttatcggccgataatatcggcagtctctaCTTTTAATGATGCTGTTCGCTTAAAATCGCTGCGTTTGGCCCGTGGCCCAttagcacattttcactttggtccTTGGAGGCAAAATATCAGTCCTGATTTAATTTAAACCTAAAATCTATACATTTTGAGACTTTTCTCCATCTTGTACTTCATCTTGTCATCCAACTGTttccattttaacatgctaacattttatgataGCCTTTTatccatttgttttgtttttttgtttttgttaaaactTAAAAATCAGTTTATTACATGgcgtcatcttagaagtatgctaacttttctgaTGTtatttagacttcctttattgtcattcaaatttgaactttatagtACAAATaaaaacgaaatttcgttgcattagctcgttgtagtgcttgataaaagagcaataaggtgcagatataaatatattgcactttatcatgctaatgttggcGTGCCAACTTTTCATGCTAGtatttttacaaatgtttatttgaacctaaaaatcatagattttgatactttgcACCATCTTAGTTGTACGCTTACTTCATGTtaccatgttaacattagcatggtaactgtATGCTAGTTTTAGCTCATTTCTATCATTTAAACTTAAAATTCATGGATTTTGAAAAGTGTATCCACCTTGCAAATATGCTAACTAATACCATGGGAAAAAATTTCAACATTAACCTGTtaccttttttgtatttaaacctaaaaatcatagtttTTGGTGTCATTTTGTATGTAAACGTTCCCTATGTTAACGTGTTATGCTGGTATTATTGCAAATGTTATTCATTTGAACTTAGAAATCATTGAGTTTGAtaattggtgccatcttagaagtacgctaatttctcatgttatcatgcaaaccgtagcatgttaactgtttatgctagcattttagctattttttttccctatcatttaaacctaaaattcatggatTGAGACCTGTCTCTGTCTTGCAATTAAGCTAACTGTTCCCATGGtaacaagctaatgttagcatgctagctttttatccAGAGCTTCACAGCCCAGCAGCAGGTGCATTAACATTTTCACAGGAATTTTCTAGTTAAAGACATTTAAAATCATTAAACTACTTCGAAAATACCATGTGCTGCCTTCCTAAAAGTAGACTTTACCATGCAGTATAACTGCAATACTTCAAAAATATGTGTTCACACTTGTTACTCTTTATGCCAActttagcgggggtgtatattgtagcgccccggaagagttagtgctgcaaggggttctgggtatttgttctgttgtgtttatgttgtgttacggtgcggatgttctcccgaaatgtgtcattcttgtttggtgtgggttcacagtgtggggcatatttgtaacagtgttaaagttgtttatagggccaccctcagtgtgacctgtatggctgttgaccaagtagggcttgcattcacttgagtgtgtgaaaagccgtagatattatgtgactggaccggcacgcaaaggcagtgcctttaaggtttattggcgctctgtacttctacctacgtccgtgtacacaggggcgttttaaaaagtcatacattttactttttgaaaccgataccgataattttgaaaccgataccgatcatttccgatattacattttttaaagcatttatcggccgataatatcggcagtccgacatctctcattttaatccatccatctgttttctaccgcattaatggtaagaagtattttatttattattggttagcttcagaataacaatgttattaaaaataataagagacttattatactctaaaaatattggttttacttagAAATGCACGCAATTTAGTtgcattcagtgttaaaaaatattatatggctctcacggaaatacattttaaaatatttggctttcatggctctctcagccaaaaaggttcccaaaCCCCTGCCCTAACACAAGGacgtcaaacttgtttttattgagggccacgttgcaattatggctgccctcagagggccgtttgAAACAGTAAATATATGAATATCAACATATAATAGCCTTGTTGTATCATTTGCATTGGCTACTGTTTTATTATATTCTTCACTAACATATTgatgataacttgctttgaaaccgtaagtcaaggtgacaaaaatgcttaaaatatcttGTTTGATCAGATcatattaaagcctaaaacaaatgCTATTGCAGGcagtacattttttttgtgtgtgtgtcaaaattcAGACAAATTAATTCAGCTAAAAAGAGCTTTATCTCCAGCCTTTTACTGTGGTGGTCCACTTCAAATAAAGTGGCAGGTCAGGTAAAATGTTGTGGTGGTCAGCGGCGAATAGTGTGGCGTTCAAATAATATAACATGGCGGACAACATACAATAACGTGGCAGATAAAATAAAAtggcaggccagatctggcccctgggccttgagtttgacactcgtGCCCTAACTAACACATTACCCTGTCTGAAAATGTGGAATAAATAAAACCATAAAATCCCAACACAGTCCTGTCACCTGAATTATTTGTTtctgtaattttatttttaaaatatttttttttgttatcagtctagtagtgatgggttgatgaggcgtcatgaagcgtttcaacacattgcaaaactgtattgatactgtgtcgatactgtgtcactaaatactgacatctgctggacattaaaaatccctacaggcaacctatggaccgactcaactgacactgattttatgacctagtacagtggttctcaaatgggggtacgcgtacccctgggggtacttgaaggtatgccaaggggtacgtgagattttttttaaatattctaaaaatagcaacaattcaaaaatcatttataaatatatttattgaataaaacttaaacaaaatatgaatgtaagttcataaactcagtgaagcacaagctcaggtttgtcactaaaatgtctgtcaaaaagaactgtgaaaagaaatgcaacaatgcaatattcagtgttgacagctagattgtttgtggacatgttccataaatattgatgttaaagatttttttttttgtgaagaaatgtttagaattaagttcatgaatccagatggagctctaatacaatccccaaagagggcactttaagttgatgattacttctatgtgtagaaatctttatttataattgaatcacttgtttatttttcaacaagtttttagttatttttatatctttttttccaaatagttcaagaaagaccactacaaatgagcaatattttgcactgttatacaatttaataaatcagaaactgatgacatagtgctgtattttacttctttatcttttcttttttttcaaccaaaaatgctttgctctgattagggggtacttgaatttaaaaaaaattcacagggggtacattgctgaaaaaaggttgagaaccactgacctagtatatacaataatataaaccaagtcattgtatttcatttaggattatttcataacttcatttaaataaaaatatatttttttgtcttttttagatacagtcaataaataatgtgaacatgtatcataacatggaaatctaagagaacgtgttgtgaatgaggatgcttgtggacctggaattttttttttttttttttacacatttttttttttttttaaaaacagtttttccaaagtattcaattttagacgctt contains:
- the LOC133620241 gene encoding caskin-2-like isoform X1 — its product is MGKEQDLLQAVKSGDLQSAQKLLSKLRSSRSKLLGSTKRLNVNYQDSDGFSALHHAALTGTADLLVALLEAQASVDVKDSNGMRPLHYAAWQGKSESVLMLLRSGASVNGVSLDGHIPLHLAAQYGHYQVSEMLLQHQSNPCLVNKAKKTPLDLACEFGRVKVAQLLLSSNMVVALLEGERKEPTDSAFTTPLHLAARNGHKDIIVLLLKAGIDINTTTKSGTALHEASLYGKTEVVRLLLDAGVDVNIRNTYNQTALDIVNQFTTSHASREIKQLLRDATGVLQVRALKDFWNLHDPTALNIRAGDVITVLEQHVDGRWKGHIHDSQRGTDRVGFFPPSIVEVISRRGGHPIPHCMPPLLMTFDLNTFYPPRSPRTCTCRPVGSTLSRHASLPAQRQQLLSRAPPSSSFTADHSYTLCAPPTHLVPPLSNGLAAAGDRNSVGSTGSVGSTRSAGSGQSTGSNNAPNGVQHSAGHHDNSNKTAPSAGSDKRHLHSADAAQVCDPSAGGTPCRATVAVQQPAEQTFTQQFVRPQQLLDGKDAEAILEWLREFQLEQYTGNFISAGYDVPTISRMTPEDLTAIGVTKPGHRKKISMEINKLNIPDWLPEFVPSDLGEWLSAIGLPQYLKRLCENGYDSISIVKDLTWEDLQEIGITKLGHQKKLMLAVKKLCDIHRAAAQGTLRRKAPGTLQLLAIEPPDGGGECSSPRTPRMLTFQDSELSAELQSAMSSRYADCEDGPVFKNNVGLSESQDSMDTRSRGSGRSQEAPTASVTPHSWSQESLDGSPARDRNLPEGWDQRSLHKQVPLGTATVFKYPAVPAKSKLSRSHGSSPGGSPALKGFSYLHSHCGSTDLRTSTQPEDHGQALLPPKKRTHMNRLALSDGEPDEDDDEPAPPSRNVPSYATLTRKPGRSQTTRIRSGPEKSANVGRSQSFAVRARKKGPPPPPPKRLSSVSSITSGELSDSSTTSSGGVVTDSPGSVRSIAAGLEGNPQAKNSPDSKHQPVLQETLPPEDTENPELRRRPQSERLHAHACRRVDTDRDLELGSDADREESKGWSSPHNSSSECIPFAEEGNLTIKQRPKAPGPPRADVVLEPLDQPCAKDSDVPEFNLKESDTVKRRHKPKDKDGDAPAEVQTLSQNRGEDVCVRAGEDGPHKAFPVKPQLSPKPPLVAPKPARQSLLAAHNNSLAGPKSPSVNVSVVQSLAFASPPNTPPAVRPLSPAQSAAKGQALGVQTVSQQRLDETSTSLEAALKAVERKLILDENDGGNTVRSAGTILDDIGNMFDDLADQLDAMLD
- the LOC133620241 gene encoding caskin-2-like isoform X4, with protein sequence MGKEQDLLQAVKSGDLQSAQKLLSKLRSSRSKLLGSTKRLNVNYQDSDGFSALHHAALTGTADLLVALLEAQASVDVKDSNGMRPLHYAAWQGKSESVLMLLRSGASVNGVSLDGHIPLHLAAQYGHYQVSEMLLQHQSNPCLVNKAKKTPLDLACEFGRVKVAQLLLSSNMVVALLEGERKEPTDSAFTTPLHLAARNGHKDIIVLLLKAGIDINTTTKSGTALHEASLYGKTEVVRLLLDAGVDVNIRNTYNQTALDIVNQFTTSHASREIKQLLRDATGVLQVRALKDFWNLHDPTALNIRAGDVITVLEQHVDGRWKGHIHDSQRGTDRVGFFPPSIVEVISRRGGASLSHLSQTGCPFQDIWVLRDTCHGDRNSVGSTGSVGSTRSAGSGQSTGSNNAPNGVQHSAGHHDNSNKTAPSAGSDKRHLHSADAAQVCDPSAGGTPCRATVAVQQPAEQTFTQQFVRPQQLLDGKDAEAILEWLREFQLEQYTGNFISAGYDVPTISRMTPEDLTAIGVTKPGHRKKISMEINKLNIPDWLPEFVPSDLGEWLSAIGLPQYLKRLCENGYDSISIVKDLTWEDLQEIGITKLGHQKKLMLAVKKLCDIHRAAAQGTLRRKAPGTLQLLAIEPPDGGGECSSPRTPRMLTFQDSELSAELQSAMSSRYADCEDGPVFKNNVGLSESQDSMDTRSRGSGRSQEAPTASVTPHSWSQESLDGSPARDRNLPEGWDQRSLHKQVPLGTATVFKYPAVPAKSKLSRSHGSSPGGSPALKGFSYLHSHCGSTDLRTSTQPEDHGQALLPPKKRTHMNRLALSDGEPDEDDDEPAPPSRNVPSYATLTRKPGRSQTTRIRSGPEKSANVGRSQSFAVRARKKGPPPPPPKRLSSVSSITSGELSDSSTTSSGGVVTDSPGSVRSIAAGLEGNPQAKNSPDSKHQPVLQETLPPEDTENPELRRRPQSERLHAHACRRVDTDRDLELGSDADREESKGWSSPHNSSSECIPFAEEGNLTIKQRPKAPGPPRADVVLEPLDQPCAKDSDVPEFNLKESDTVKRRHKPKDKDGDAPAEVQTLSQNRGEDVCVRAGEDGPHKAFPVKPQLSPKPPLVAPKPARQSLLAAHNNSLAGPKSPSVNVSVVQSLAFASPPNTPPAVRPLSPAQSAAKGQALGVQTVSQQRLDETSTSLEAALKAVERKLILDENDGGNTVRSAGTILDDIGNMFDDLADQLDAMLD